In one Gossypium hirsutum isolate 1008001.06 chromosome D09, Gossypium_hirsutum_v2.1, whole genome shotgun sequence genomic region, the following are encoded:
- the LOC107891459 gene encoding bifunctional peptidase and (3S)-lysyl hydroxylase JMJD7: MEGKVESLWEEVRELTLGTTVDRLQSPPTPLQFLRDFVSQNKPCIISNAIPHWPALSLWSTPSYLSTALSSSLVSLHLTPDGQADALVPHPSQSSLCFVSAHVQPTLFPQALDLIRRPPNHLVAYLQQQNDCFRTEYSELESDCDAHIPWASEALGCLPEAVNLWIGNHLSQTSFHKDHYENLYAVVSGEKHFLLLPPTDVHRMYIKEYPAARYSYSQENGEFRLEFEEPERYVPWSSVDPCPARASLKQESLKFPLYFNGPKPFEVTVKAGEVLYLPSMWFHHVRQSPGDGGCTIAVNYWYDMQFDIKYAYFNFLQSLPCRSIDDQTIPEGDCEDDSGPHASSNHLNSRFSGDESATNNVEIHKDRDNVQVHERTFVLDSSMFV, from the exons ATGGAGGGCAAAGTGGAATCCCTCTGGGAGGAAGTGAGGGAGCTCACCCTAGGAACCACCGTGGACCGCCTTCAGTCGCCGCCCACACCTCTGCAGTTCCTCAGGGACTTCGTTTCCCAAAACAAGCCCTGCATAATCTCCAATGCCATCCCTCACTGGCCAGCCCTTTCTCTTTGGTCCACCCCTTCTTACCTCTCCACCGCCCTCTCCTCCTCTCTCGTCTCCCTCCACCTCACCCCCGACGGCCAGGCCGATGCCCTTGTCCCTCACCCTTCGCAGTCTTCCCTCTGTTTCGTCTCAGCCCACGTCCAACCCACCCTTTTCCCTCAAGCCCTTGACCTCATTCGTCGACCCCCCAACCATTTGGTGGCATATTTACAGCAGCAAAACGACTGCTTCAGGACTGAGTACAGTGAGCTCGAGTCCGATTGCGATGCCCATATTCCATGGGCTTCCGAAGCCTTAGGCTGCCTACCTGAAGCCGTCAATCTCTGGATCGGAAATCATCTCTCCCAGACTTCTTTCCACAAAGACCATTACGAGAATCTCTACGCCGTCGTTTCCGGCGAGAAGCACTTTTTGCTCCTCCCCCCAACCGACGTTCACCGCATGTATATTAAGGAGTACCCAGCAGCTCGATACTCCTATTCCCAG GAGAATGGGGAGTTTCGTTTAGAATTCGAAGAACCGGAGAGATATGTGCCATGGTCTAGTGTGGATCCTTGTCCTGCAAGGGCGAGTTTGAAGCAGGAGAGCTTGAAATTCCCATTGTATTTTAACGGGCCTAAGCCATTTGAGGTTACTGTCAAAGCTGGAGAAGTTCTTTACTT GCCGAGTATGTGGTTTCATCATGTTAGACAGAGTCCTGGAGACGGAGGATGCACTATCGCTGTTAATTACT GGTACGATATGCAGTTCGATATCAAGTATGCATACTTCAACTTCTTGCAGTCGCTTCCTTGCCGATCAATCGATGATCAGACGATACCGGAGGGTGATTGTGAGGATGATTCAGGACCTCATGCTTCCTCCAACCATTTAAACAGTAGATTTTCTGGTGATGAATCTGCAACAAACAATGTGGAGATCCATAAAGACCGTGATAATGTACAAGTACATGAACGAACTTTCGTTCTTGATAGTTCTATGTTTGTGTGA
- the LOC107891458 gene encoding G2/mitotic-specific cyclin S13-7, producing the protein MASRAIVPQHENNGEVKQKNAIADGRNRRVLQDIGNFVNERAAAQGKKPITEGAVVVAQAVKGAQRKQVDKPKPENVIVISSDEKSEKSKHVTKRQGSSRKDVKTLTSILSARSKAACGLVNKLNDSIENIDGADAGNELAVTEYVDDIYKFYKLTEDEGRVRDYMDLQPDIKAKMRSILVDWLIEVHRKFELMPETLYLTMNIVDRFLSMKVVRRKELQLVGISAMLIACKYEEIWAPEVNDFVFISDNAYAREHVLVMEKTILDKLEWYLTVPTPYVFLVRFIKASVPSDDKMEDLVFYLAELGLMQYPSAVSYCPSMLAAAAVYAARCTLGESPLWSETLKHHTGYSVEQLIECAKLLVKFHSTAAGSKLKALYRKFSSPDRNAVALLAPAKCLLPIAIHDGEC; encoded by the exons ATGGCGTCTAGAGCTATTGTTCCTCAGCATGAAAACAATG GAGAAGTGAAGCAGAAAAATGCAATAGCAGATGGAAGGAACCGAAGAGTTCTTCAAGACATTGGCAATTTTGTCAATGAACGAGCAGCAGCACAAGGAAAG AAACCAATCACCGAAGGAGCTGTTGTGGTTGCACAAGCTGTGAAAGGAGCCCAAAGGAAGCAGGTTGACAAACCAAAACCAGAGAACGTGATTGTGATAAGCTCTGATGAAAAATCTGAGAAAAGTAAACATGTTACCAAAAGACAAGGATCTTCAAGGAAGGATGTCAAAACCCTCACTTCAATCCTCTCTGCTCGAAGCAAG GCTGCTTGTGGACTTGTCAATAAGCTAAATGATTCAATTGAGAACATTGATGGAGCTGATGCTGGTAATGAGTTGGCTGTTACTGAATATGTTGATGATATCTACAAGTTCTACAAGCTCACAGAA GATGAGGGTCGAGTACGCGATTATATGGATTTGCAGCCGGATATCAAAGCCAAGATGAGATCAATCCTTGTTGACTGGTTGATCGAAGTCCATCGCAAATTCGAGCTCATGCCAGAAACACTCTATCTTACCATGAATATTGTTGATCGATTTCTTTCGATGAAGGTTGTAAGAAGAAAGGAACTGCAATTGGTAGGCATTAGTGCAATGCTCATAGCATGCAAATATGAAGAGATTTGGGCACCAGAG GTCAATGACTTTGTTTTCATATCAGACAATGCTTATGCCAGAGAGCATGTCTTGGTTATGGAGAAAACAATCTTGGATAAGTTAGAATGGTACCTAACGGTTCCTACACCGTATGTCTTCCTCGTCCGGTTTATCAAAGCATCTGTTCCATCTGATGATAAG ATGGAGGATTTGGTGTTTTACCTTGCTGAGCTTGGCCTTATGCAATATCCGTCAGCAGTTTCATACTGTCCGTCCATGTTAGCTGCTGCAGCTGTGTATGCTGCAAGATGCACCCTTGGGGAGAGCCCTCTGTGGAGTGAAACTCTGAAGCACCACACGGGATACTCGGTAGAGCAGCTAAT TGAGTGTGCAAAACTCTTGGTTAAATTCCACTCAACAGCTGCAGGAAGTAAGCTCAAAGCATTGTATAGGAAATTCTCAAGTCCAGATCGCAATGCCGTGGCCCTTCTTGCACCTGCAAAATGCCTTTTGCCGATAGCAATTCATGATGGAGAGTGTTAA
- the LOC107891455 gene encoding translation initiation factor eIF-2B subunit gamma isoform X2 has protein sequence MDFQVVVLAGGNSKSLTPLVSKDVPKPLLPVANHPVLYYVLHQLEESNLKDLIVVVEGEDAGLLVGAWISGTFVDRLHVEIAAVPEDIGTAGALRAISHYLTAKDILVVSGDLVSDVSPGAVAATHRRHDAVVTATLCCVPISGSSESGSSGGKDKTKKPGRYNIIGLDPRKQFLLHIATEIEKDTRLQKHLLHAVGQMEIRSDLMDAHMYAFKRSVLQEVLDRKDTFQSLKQDVVPYLVRSQLKSEAVLSGIRQAEEDGNEKVSFPNNQVMVSQILANASTPSFHELYSMDADGSAQTRKTHKCCAYIASSSSYCVRLNSIQAFMDINRDVTGEADHLLSDNVIGPSPKLGTKTTVGPHCMLGEGSEMGDKCQVKRSVIGRHCRIGSHVKVVNSVVMNHVTIGDGCIIQGSVICSNVQLLERVVLKDCQVGAGFVVTAGSEYKGESLARKEK, from the exons ATGGATTTCCAAGTGGTGGTTTTAGCTGGTGGCAATTCGAAGAGTCTAACTCCCCTTGTTTCCAAG GACGTGCCTAAACCGCTGCTTCCGGTAGCCAACCACCCTGTTCTTTACTACGTTCTGCACCAATTGGAAGAGAGCAACCTCAAAGATCTCATTGTT GTGGTTGAAGGAGAAGATGCTGGGCTTCTTGTTGGTGCTTGGATTTCTGGGACATTCGTTGATCGTCTACATGTTGAG ATTGCTGCAGTCCCTGAGGATATTGGAACGGCTGGGGCACTTAGGGCAATCTCACACTACCTCACTGCAAAAGACATTTTG GTTGTGAGTGGTGATCTTGTTTCTGATGTTTCTCCTGGTGCAGTTGCTGCCACCCACAGGCGACATGATGCTGTAGTGACTGCAACACTTTGCTGTGTTCCCATTAGTGGGTCTTCAGAATCAGGGTCCTCTGGTGGGAAAGACAAAACCAAAAAACCAGGACGATACAACATCATTGGACTGGACCCTCGCAAACAGTTTTTATTACACATAGCAACAG AAATTGAGAAAGATACACGACTTCAGAAGCACCTTCTCCATGCAGTAGGCCAG aTGGAAATTCGATCTGATCTGATGGATGCACACATGTATGCATTCAAGAG GTCTGTCCTGCAAGAAGTTTTAGACCGAAAGGATACTTTTCAAAGCTTGAAACAGGATGTAGTTCCTTATCTTGTCCGGAGCCAGTTG AAATCTGAGGCTGTATTAAGTGGAATTCGACAAGCAGAGGAAGATGGTAACGAGAAGGTTAGTTTCCCAAACAATCAAGTAATGGTCTCTCAAATCCTTGCTAATGCATCTACCCCAAGCTTTCATGAACTCTATTCTATGGATGCTGATGGTTCTGCCCAAACTCGGAAAACCCATAAATGTTGTGCTTATATTGCAAGCAGCAGCAGTTATTGTGTTCGCTTAAATTCCATTCAAGCATTCATGGATATCAATCGAGAT GTCACTGGTGAGGCAGATCATCTGCTAAGTGATAATGTTATAGGCCCTTCACCTAAGCTTGGAACCAAAACTACT GTCGGACCACACTGTATGCTGGGGGAAGGTTCAGAAATGGGTGATAAATGCCAAGTAAAACGATCTGTAATTGGCCGTCACTGCCGGATAGGCTCCCATGTAAAG GTTGTCAATTCAGTTGTAATGAATCATGTTACCATTGGCGATGGCTGTATAATTCAAGGTTCCGTGATTTGCAGCAATGTCCAACTTCTAGAGCGTGTTGTATTGAAGGATTGCCAA GTTGGGGCAGGCTTTGTAGTTACCGCTGGAAGTGAGTATAAAGGAGAATCTTTGGCTAGAAAAGAGAAATGA
- the LOC107891455 gene encoding translation initiation factor eIF-2B subunit gamma isoform X1 yields the protein MDFQVVVLAGGNSKSLTPLVSKDVPKPLLPVANHPVLYYVLHQLEESNLKDLIVVVEGEDAGLLVGAWISGTFVDRLHVEIAAVPEDIGTAGALRAISHYLTAKDILVVSGDLVSDVSPGAVAATHRRHDAVVTATLCCVPISGSSESGSSGGKDKTKKPGRYNIIGLDPRKQFLLHIATGAEIEKDTRLQKHLLHAVGQMEIRSDLMDAHMYAFKRSVLQEVLDRKDTFQSLKQDVVPYLVRSQLKSEAVLSGIRQAEEDGNEKVSFPNNQVMVSQILANASTPSFHELYSMDADGSAQTRKTHKCCAYIASSSSYCVRLNSIQAFMDINRDVTGEADHLLSDNVIGPSPKLGTKTTVGPHCMLGEGSEMGDKCQVKRSVIGRHCRIGSHVKVVNSVVMNHVTIGDGCIIQGSVICSNVQLLERVVLKDCQVGAGFVVTAGSEYKGESLARKEK from the exons ATGGATTTCCAAGTGGTGGTTTTAGCTGGTGGCAATTCGAAGAGTCTAACTCCCCTTGTTTCCAAG GACGTGCCTAAACCGCTGCTTCCGGTAGCCAACCACCCTGTTCTTTACTACGTTCTGCACCAATTGGAAGAGAGCAACCTCAAAGATCTCATTGTT GTGGTTGAAGGAGAAGATGCTGGGCTTCTTGTTGGTGCTTGGATTTCTGGGACATTCGTTGATCGTCTACATGTTGAG ATTGCTGCAGTCCCTGAGGATATTGGAACGGCTGGGGCACTTAGGGCAATCTCACACTACCTCACTGCAAAAGACATTTTG GTTGTGAGTGGTGATCTTGTTTCTGATGTTTCTCCTGGTGCAGTTGCTGCCACCCACAGGCGACATGATGCTGTAGTGACTGCAACACTTTGCTGTGTTCCCATTAGTGGGTCTTCAGAATCAGGGTCCTCTGGTGGGAAAGACAAAACCAAAAAACCAGGACGATACAACATCATTGGACTGGACCCTCGCAAACAGTTTTTATTACACATAGCAACAG GAGCAGAAATTGAGAAAGATACACGACTTCAGAAGCACCTTCTCCATGCAGTAGGCCAG aTGGAAATTCGATCTGATCTGATGGATGCACACATGTATGCATTCAAGAG GTCTGTCCTGCAAGAAGTTTTAGACCGAAAGGATACTTTTCAAAGCTTGAAACAGGATGTAGTTCCTTATCTTGTCCGGAGCCAGTTG AAATCTGAGGCTGTATTAAGTGGAATTCGACAAGCAGAGGAAGATGGTAACGAGAAGGTTAGTTTCCCAAACAATCAAGTAATGGTCTCTCAAATCCTTGCTAATGCATCTACCCCAAGCTTTCATGAACTCTATTCTATGGATGCTGATGGTTCTGCCCAAACTCGGAAAACCCATAAATGTTGTGCTTATATTGCAAGCAGCAGCAGTTATTGTGTTCGCTTAAATTCCATTCAAGCATTCATGGATATCAATCGAGAT GTCACTGGTGAGGCAGATCATCTGCTAAGTGATAATGTTATAGGCCCTTCACCTAAGCTTGGAACCAAAACTACT GTCGGACCACACTGTATGCTGGGGGAAGGTTCAGAAATGGGTGATAAATGCCAAGTAAAACGATCTGTAATTGGCCGTCACTGCCGGATAGGCTCCCATGTAAAG GTTGTCAATTCAGTTGTAATGAATCATGTTACCATTGGCGATGGCTGTATAATTCAAGGTTCCGTGATTTGCAGCAATGTCCAACTTCTAGAGCGTGTTGTATTGAAGGATTGCCAA GTTGGGGCAGGCTTTGTAGTTACCGCTGGAAGTGAGTATAAAGGAGAATCTTTGGCTAGAAAAGAGAAATGA
- the LOC107891455 gene encoding translation initiation factor eIF-2B subunit gamma isoform X3, with protein MMLTNRCTLRNSTCLHMQNPLITYVQSISIAAVPEDIGTAGALRAISHYLTAKDILVVSGDLVSDVSPGAVAATHRRHDAVVTATLCCVPISGSSESGSSGGKDKTKKPGRYNIIGLDPRKQFLLHIATGAEIEKDTRLQKHLLHAVGQMEIRSDLMDAHMYAFKRSVLQEVLDRKDTFQSLKQDVVPYLVRSQLKSEAVLSGIRQAEEDGNEKVSFPNNQVMVSQILANASTPSFHELYSMDADGSAQTRKTHKCCAYIASSSSYCVRLNSIQAFMDINRDVTGEADHLLSDNVIGPSPKLGTKTTVGPHCMLGEGSEMGDKCQVKRSVIGRHCRIGSHVKVVNSVVMNHVTIGDGCIIQGSVICSNVQLLERVVLKDCQVGAGFVVTAGSEYKGESLARKEK; from the exons ATGATGTTAACAAATAGATGTACTTTACGAAACTCCACTTGTTTGCACATGCAGAATCCCTTAATCACATATGTTCAGTCTATTAGT ATTGCTGCAGTCCCTGAGGATATTGGAACGGCTGGGGCACTTAGGGCAATCTCACACTACCTCACTGCAAAAGACATTTTG GTTGTGAGTGGTGATCTTGTTTCTGATGTTTCTCCTGGTGCAGTTGCTGCCACCCACAGGCGACATGATGCTGTAGTGACTGCAACACTTTGCTGTGTTCCCATTAGTGGGTCTTCAGAATCAGGGTCCTCTGGTGGGAAAGACAAAACCAAAAAACCAGGACGATACAACATCATTGGACTGGACCCTCGCAAACAGTTTTTATTACACATAGCAACAG GAGCAGAAATTGAGAAAGATACACGACTTCAGAAGCACCTTCTCCATGCAGTAGGCCAG aTGGAAATTCGATCTGATCTGATGGATGCACACATGTATGCATTCAAGAG GTCTGTCCTGCAAGAAGTTTTAGACCGAAAGGATACTTTTCAAAGCTTGAAACAGGATGTAGTTCCTTATCTTGTCCGGAGCCAGTTG AAATCTGAGGCTGTATTAAGTGGAATTCGACAAGCAGAGGAAGATGGTAACGAGAAGGTTAGTTTCCCAAACAATCAAGTAATGGTCTCTCAAATCCTTGCTAATGCATCTACCCCAAGCTTTCATGAACTCTATTCTATGGATGCTGATGGTTCTGCCCAAACTCGGAAAACCCATAAATGTTGTGCTTATATTGCAAGCAGCAGCAGTTATTGTGTTCGCTTAAATTCCATTCAAGCATTCATGGATATCAATCGAGAT GTCACTGGTGAGGCAGATCATCTGCTAAGTGATAATGTTATAGGCCCTTCACCTAAGCTTGGAACCAAAACTACT GTCGGACCACACTGTATGCTGGGGGAAGGTTCAGAAATGGGTGATAAATGCCAAGTAAAACGATCTGTAATTGGCCGTCACTGCCGGATAGGCTCCCATGTAAAG GTTGTCAATTCAGTTGTAATGAATCATGTTACCATTGGCGATGGCTGTATAATTCAAGGTTCCGTGATTTGCAGCAATGTCCAACTTCTAGAGCGTGTTGTATTGAAGGATTGCCAA GTTGGGGCAGGCTTTGTAGTTACCGCTGGAAGTGAGTATAAAGGAGAATCTTTGGCTAGAAAAGAGAAATGA
- the LOC107891457 gene encoding feruloyl CoA ortho-hydroxylase F6H1-3 — translation MAPRNPNSEKILDFVVNKGNGIKGLVDTGIETVPDLYILPIEERLLPNNILPYDSIPVIDVSNWDDPKVKESICDAAGKWGFFQIINHGVPLHVLDAVKEAAYRFFGLPYEERNKYWAGNSPTDTVTLKTSFVPQAEAVLEWKDYLSFRCSPRDLESFPLWPPVCRDEVVEYMESAKSVIRKLLEVLLEGLKVKQIDKAREYTLMGSPIVNLMYYPHCPNPDFTAGVRPHSDISTLTVLLQDDNGGLYVRATENDSWIHVLPINGALVINIGDILQIMSNDRYKSIEHRVVANRSKDRVSVPIFVNPGPDAVFGPLPEVLESGEQPLYKEVVFSDYFKYFFSKKHDGKKSMDFARI, via the exons ATGGCACCAAGAAACCCAAACTCCGAGAAGATACTCGATTTTGTGGTAAACAAAGGTAATGGAATAAAGGGATTAGTGGATACAGGCATTGAAACCGTTCCCGACCTTTACATTCTACCAATCGAGGAGAGATTGCTACCAAACAACATCTTACCTTACGACTCCATCCCAGTAATCGACGTTTCCAATTGGGATGATCCCAAGGTTAAGGAATCGATCTGCGATGCTGCCGGCAAGTGGGGTTTCTTTCAGATAATTAACCATGGAGTGCCCTTGCATGTTCTCGACGCCGTCAAGGAAGCCGCTTATAGGTTCTTTGGGTTACCATACGAAGAGAGAAACAAGTACTGGGCCGGGAATTCGCCCACTGACACAGTGACTTTGAAAACAAGCTTTGTTCCGCAGGCAGAGGCTGTTCTTGAGTGGAAAGATTACCTCAGCTTTCGTTGTAGTCCTCGGGATCTGGAATCATTCCCCCTATGGCCCCCTGTTTGCAG GGATGAAGTGGTGGAATACATGGAGAGTGCAAAGTCTGTGATAAGGAAGCTGCTGGAGGTCCTCCTGGAGGGCCTGAAGGTGAAACAAATAGATAAAGCTAGAGAATATACATTAATGGGTTCGCCGATAGTTAACTTAATGTACTATCCGCATTGCCCGAACCCAGACTTCACAGCAGGAGTACGGCCTCACTCTGATATATCAACACTCACTGTTCTCCTCCAAGACGATAATGGCGGCCTTTATGTTCGAGCAACTGAAAATGATAGCTGGATTCATGTTCTGCCAATCAATGGGGCTCTCGTAATCAACATTGGAGACATTCTACAAATAATGAGCAACGACAGATACAAAAGCATTGAACACCGGGTGGTTGCCAATAGAAGCAAGGACAGAGTTTCAGTGCCTATTTTTGTGAATCCAGGACCAGATGCTGTTTTCGGTCCTCTGCCGGAAGTGCTAGAAAGTGGGGAGCAACCATTGTATAAGGAAGTTGTCTTCTCAGATTACTTCAAATATTTTTTCAGCAAGAAACATGACGGAAAGAAATCGATGGACTTTGCCAGGATATGA
- the LOC107891454 gene encoding cysteine proteinase inhibitor has protein sequence MATLGGISQVDGSANSLEIENLARFAVDEHNKKGNTMLQFKKVTNVKQQVVSGTMYYITLEAMDGDKTKVYEAKVWDKPWMNFKELQDFKVIGDAPAGCTSTA, from the exons atggctACTTTGGGTGGAATTAGCCAGGTCGATGGAAGCGCCAATAGTTTGGAGATTGAAAACCTCGCTCGTTTTGCTGTTGATGAACACAACAAGAAAGgg AATACGATGCTGCAGTTTAAGAAGGTGACGAATGTAAAACAACAAGTGGTTTCTGGGACTATGTATTACATAACATTGGAGGCGATGGATGGTGACAAGACGAAAGTTTATGAAGCCAAGGTGTGGGACAAGCCATGGATGAATTTCAAGGAGTTACAGGATTTCAAGGTTATTGGCGATGCTCCCGCCGGTTGTACTTCCACCGCTTAA